The following nucleotide sequence is from Streptomyces sp. HUAS CB01.
GTGGGACGGCGGCGCATCACCGCTTACTGCTACCCGGCGGTGCGAAATACACACATGCGGGTCACAGGAAATTCAGAAAAGGCCGGTGAGGAAATTCACCGATGACTTGAGCTACGCCGTTTCGCCCCGTTTAAGCGGGATTAATTGGGGCATATCGGACGTTTGATGGTCGTGTCGGGGACGAATGCAGGAGTTCTTCCGGTGGGTTTTACGAATTCCATTGCATCCCGTTAGGGTGCCTCGAATGTTCCACGCTCCGAATGGATTGCAGAGGGACCGCGTCCCCGACGCCTCCCGTGAGCCGGAGCCCCTCCCAGGGAGGACAGCGACGGCCGAACCGACACCGCCCGCGCCACCGGCAGCGGTGTCGCAGGAGGCACAGGCGGCGCCGGTCAAGAGACGCGACGCCTACTTCGACAATGCCAAGTACCTCGCCATCGTGCTGGTGGCGGTGGCGCACGCGTGGGAGCCGGTGATGGACGGCAGCCGCGCCACCAGGGCGGCGTACATGTTCGTCTACACCTTCCACATGCCGGCGTTCATCATCATCTCCGGCTACTTCTCTCGGAGTTTCCAGGGCCGTCCCGACCAGCTGAAGCGGCTCGTCAGCGGTGTCGTGGTGCCGTTCTTCGTCTTCGAGATCGCGTACACGCTCTTCAAGCGGTGGGCCGACGACGACCCCGACTATCCCTTCAGCCTGACCGATCCGCTGTACCTCACCTGGTTCCTGATCGCCCTGTTCGTGTGGCGGCTGTCGACGCCCCTGTGGCGTTCGGTCAAGCATCCGCTGGCGGTGGCGCTGGTCATCGCGTCGCTCGGCTCGCTCACACCGGGCATCGGCCAGGACCTCGACCTCCAGCGCATCCTGCAGTTCCTGCCGTTCTTCGTGCTGGGCCTGTTGATGCGGCCGGAGCACTTCCAGATGCTGCGGCGCCGCGAGGTGCGGCTGCTGGCGCTGCCGGTGGTCGCGGGCGCCGCGCTGTTCACCTACTGGGTGGCGCCGGACGTGCGGATGGGCTGGTTCTACCGCTCCACCAGCGCCGAGGAGCTGGACGCGCCCTGGTGGGCGGGTCCGCTGATGACCTTCGGCCTGTTCGCCTGCGCGCTGCTGCTCACGGCCGCCTTCCTCGCCTGGGTCCCGCGCCGCAGGACGTGGTTCACCGTGCTGGGCGCGGGCACCATCTGCGGCTACCTGCTGCACGGCTTCCTGGTGAAATCCCTGGACTACCTGGGGCTGGTGGCGCAGCACCCGTGGCTGGCGGAGCCCGCCGGGGAGATCGCGGTCACGCTGGCCGCTGCCGCGGCCGTGACGCTGTTC
It contains:
- a CDS encoding acyltransferase family protein → MFHAPNGLQRDRVPDASREPEPLPGRTATAEPTPPAPPAAVSQEAQAAPVKRRDAYFDNAKYLAIVLVAVAHAWEPVMDGSRATRAAYMFVYTFHMPAFIIISGYFSRSFQGRPDQLKRLVSGVVVPFFVFEIAYTLFKRWADDDPDYPFSLTDPLYLTWFLIALFVWRLSTPLWRSVKHPLAVALVIASLGSLTPGIGQDLDLQRILQFLPFFVLGLLMRPEHFQMLRRREVRLLALPVVAGAALFTYWVAPDVRMGWFYRSTSAEELDAPWWAGPLMTFGLFACALLLTAAFLAWVPRRRTWFTVLGAGTICGYLLHGFLVKSLDYLGLVAQHPWLAEPAGEIAVTLAAAAAVTLFCTPPVRRALRFATEPELSWAFRRDVTRLSGRAGAASSRTSR